Proteins encoded in a region of the Scyliorhinus torazame isolate Kashiwa2021f chromosome 1, sScyTor2.1, whole genome shotgun sequence genome:
- the LOC140427641 gene encoding dynein light chain Tctex-type protein 2-like, translated as MDDDDDEVLRSAGEEGYESMEMDEMKAHVPLGRMGLPIRKKITRSAMESQDARRGGSTRTRRSSVFEENAFHEILKERLHDTILQVVHVDKSELEEDDDDVFEEPLTWKPSLVKQKMANTYKLVPDKEFNFTAVRKRVDALLEIKLRDKDFETHNMKTLTLSLSDDIRTIAKELAPDRFKLIARVFCGELKNQGIVLASRYLWDPEHDSWCESLFQTNSFFVVGTVYAVYYE; from the exons ATGGACGACGACGATGATGAAGTGCTCCGAAGTGCGGGAGAGGAAGGATATGAGTCCATGGAGATGGACGAGATGAAGGCGCACGTGCCGCTGGGCCGGATGGGCTTGCCGATCCGCAAGAAGATAACCCGCTCGGCCATGGAATCGCAGGATGCGCGGAGAGGAGGCTCCACCCGGACTCGCAGGTCCAGCGTGTTCGAGGAGAACGCG TTTCATGAGATCCTAAAGGAAAGGCTACATGATACCATCCTTCAGGTTGTGCACGTGGATAAGAGTGAACTGGAAGAAGATGATGATGATGTTTTTGAAGAACCTTTAACTTGGAAACCTAGTCTGGTGAAACAAAAAATGGCTAATACTTATAAATTAGTCCCAGATAAAGAATTTAACTTCACTGCAGTGAGAAAAAGAGTAGATGCGCTTTTAGAG ATTAAACTAAGAGATAAGGATTTTGAAACTCACAATATGAAGACTCTAACTCTTTCCCTTTCCGATGACATAAGAACAATAGCAAAAGAATTGGCACCTGATAGGTTTAAATTAATTGCTCGTGTTTTCTGTGGAGAGTTGAAAAATCAAGGCATAGTG CTTGCCAGCAGATACCTCTGGGATCCGGAACATGACAGTTGGTGTGAAAGTCTGTTTCAAACCAATTCATTTTTTGTAGTGGGAACTGTGTATGCTGTGTATTATGAGTAG